Proteins from one Streptomyces sp. NBC_00390 genomic window:
- a CDS encoding L,D-transpeptidase family protein encodes MFLRSRTVPAAALLCAGAFLAGCAGPEPQDRTPAAPGTTTHGDAKTRTDAPLPEPQLARAKEIPAVGAGTRSEIPAGTRQALVVRGDTADANRATAVLYERDPRRGWEPVSAPWPARNALRGWTDDHREGDLRSPVGVFGLTDAGGRLPDPGTRLPYDRGPGFKLSGTGFEGESLAGSFDHVVAVNYNRRPGTTPLDRTRPLGAGKGGGIWIHVDHGGPTQGCISLPRDRMKELLRRLDPALEPVVVMGDSAALGR; translated from the coding sequence ATGTTTCTCCGCAGCAGGACCGTCCCGGCCGCCGCACTGCTGTGTGCCGGGGCGTTCCTCGCCGGCTGTGCGGGGCCGGAACCTCAGGACCGGACACCGGCGGCGCCGGGCACGACCACGCATGGCGATGCCAAGACCCGCACCGATGCGCCCCTGCCCGAGCCGCAGCTCGCGCGGGCGAAGGAGATCCCCGCCGTCGGCGCCGGGACCCGCTCCGAGATCCCCGCCGGCACGCGCCAGGCCCTGGTGGTCCGAGGTGATACGGCCGACGCCAACCGGGCCACCGCCGTGCTCTACGAACGCGACCCCCGGCGCGGCTGGGAGCCCGTGTCCGCTCCCTGGCCCGCGCGCAACGCGCTGCGCGGCTGGACCGACGACCACCGGGAGGGCGATCTGCGCTCGCCGGTCGGGGTGTTCGGTCTCACCGACGCGGGCGGCCGGCTGCCCGACCCGGGCACCCGGCTCCCGTACGACCGCGGGCCCGGGTTCAAGCTCTCCGGCACGGGCTTCGAGGGCGAGTCGCTCGCGGGCTCCTTCGACCATGTCGTGGCCGTCAACTACAACCGCAGACCGGGAACCACCCCGCTGGACCGGACCCGGCCGCTCGGGGCGGGCAAGGGCGGCGGAATCTGGATCCATGTGGACCACGGCGGCCCCACACAAGGCTGCATCTCGCTGCCGCGCGACCGGATGAAGGAACTGCTGCGCAGACTGGACCCGGCGCTGGAGCCCGTGGTGGTGATGGGGGACAGCGCGGCGCTGGGCCGCTGA
- a CDS encoding ATP-binding SpoIIE family protein phosphatase has protein sequence MRTEDVLAAIATGMWRWDNESGTVTLDAEAARLLELPDEPATYPTSAVRSRFHPLDWSEINGVITLALAEGTLAEARLRVVDEGGRVLRTVRSRCKPVLDGETLSLFGTFQEISEPQPSAGAAQAPVTGDWRRSREAFLLDAGRALAEARSTSEVLRVAASLSMPGFSPDGLAVFGVAGERLTIIGHHGHNVGDDSPFSQMTLDTEYPAVDVVRTGQAIYLPTPDEYRRRYPVAWPLAQRFGRQSWAFLPLIVAGRTIGAWMAAFRHPVAFSADERSVLTTVARMLAQALARAGVAESERELSLGLQRAMMPTTGPEIAGMALAARYVPTGGGLQVGGDWYDVIPLPSGHFALVIGDVQGHDVRAAGLMGQLRVALRAYASEGHRPDAVLSRASRFLHGITDAHATDDRTGSRFATCLYLEVDPVTGLVETARAGHPEPAVITADGTVLIRPTEGGLPLGIDRDTDYPTTRLVLEPGETLMVCTDGLLETGGHDLDTGWARVRDVLHQNAGRPLEELADTLVQAVHGPTSHHTTGPLADRREDDIALLLLTRHGTPSPRAPRRTAMSVAQAQPERISGVRRQLRELLHDWSDEEQIDAAVLMVSEMLTNVLVHTDGNALLVAEVTSSDHTRRLRVEVADASDDLPHRRRPGEMASSGRGLLLMEMLADAWGVDPRGEGKSIWFELYEPFTPEGTEPDGPASPEP, from the coding sequence ATGCGCACCGAGGACGTTCTGGCCGCGATCGCGACCGGCATGTGGCGCTGGGACAACGAGTCCGGGACGGTCACCCTCGACGCCGAGGCCGCTCGGCTGCTCGAGCTGCCCGACGAGCCCGCCACGTACCCGACGTCCGCCGTGCGCTCGCGGTTCCACCCCCTCGACTGGAGCGAGATCAACGGCGTCATCACGCTCGCACTCGCCGAAGGCACCCTCGCGGAGGCCCGGCTTCGGGTCGTGGACGAGGGCGGCCGCGTGCTGCGCACCGTCCGCAGCCGCTGCAAACCCGTCCTCGACGGTGAGACCCTCTCGCTGTTCGGCACCTTCCAGGAGATCAGCGAACCGCAACCCAGCGCGGGCGCGGCCCAGGCACCCGTCACCGGCGACTGGCGGCGTTCCCGCGAGGCATTCCTGCTGGACGCCGGGCGGGCGCTCGCCGAGGCCCGCTCCACCTCCGAGGTGCTGCGCGTGGCCGCGTCCCTGTCCATGCCCGGGTTCTCCCCGGACGGCCTCGCCGTCTTCGGCGTGGCCGGCGAACGGCTGACGATCATCGGCCACCACGGGCACAACGTGGGAGACGATTCCCCCTTCTCCCAGATGACGCTGGACACCGAGTACCCGGCCGTCGACGTGGTCCGTACCGGCCAGGCGATCTATCTGCCCACGCCGGACGAGTACCGCCGCCGCTACCCCGTCGCCTGGCCGCTCGCCCAGCGCTTCGGCCGCCAGTCCTGGGCCTTTCTGCCGCTGATCGTCGCCGGGCGCACCATCGGCGCCTGGATGGCGGCCTTCCGGCACCCCGTCGCCTTCTCCGCCGACGAGCGCTCCGTGCTCACCACCGTCGCCAGGATGCTCGCCCAGGCCCTGGCCCGCGCGGGTGTCGCCGAGTCCGAACGGGAGCTCTCGCTCGGCCTGCAGCGCGCCATGATGCCGACGACCGGCCCGGAGATCGCCGGCATGGCGCTGGCCGCACGGTATGTACCGACCGGCGGCGGGCTCCAGGTCGGGGGCGACTGGTACGACGTGATCCCGCTGCCGTCCGGGCACTTCGCCCTGGTCATCGGCGATGTCCAGGGCCACGACGTACGCGCCGCCGGGCTCATGGGCCAGCTGCGCGTCGCGCTGCGCGCCTACGCGTCCGAAGGCCACCGGCCCGACGCCGTTCTCTCCCGCGCCTCCCGCTTCCTGCACGGCATCACGGACGCCCACGCAACCGACGACCGGACCGGCTCCCGTTTCGCGACCTGTCTGTACCTGGAGGTCGACCCGGTCACCGGCCTCGTCGAGACGGCCCGCGCCGGCCACCCCGAACCGGCCGTCATCACCGCCGACGGCACCGTCCTGATACGCCCCACCGAGGGTGGACTGCCGCTCGGCATCGACCGGGACACCGACTATCCGACGACCCGGCTGGTGCTCGAGCCCGGCGAGACGCTGATGGTCTGTACGGACGGTCTTCTCGAAACCGGCGGGCACGACCTCGACACCGGCTGGGCAAGGGTCCGCGATGTCCTCCACCAGAACGCCGGCCGTCCCCTGGAGGAGCTCGCCGACACCCTCGTCCAGGCCGTGCACGGGCCGACCTCGCACCACACGACCGGGCCGCTGGCGGACCGGCGCGAGGACGACATCGCGCTGCTGCTGCTCACCCGGCATGGCACGCCGTCGCCGAGGGCCCCGCGGCGCACCGCGATGAGCGTCGCCCAGGCCCAGCCGGAACGGATCTCCGGCGTCCGCCGGCAGCTGCGGGAGCTGCTGCACGACTGGTCGGACGAGGAGCAGATCGACGCCGCGGTGCTGATGGTCTCCGAGATGCTCACCAATGTGCTCGTCCACACCGACGGCAATGCCCTGCTGGTCGCAGAGGTGACCTCATCGGATCACACGCGGCGGCTGCGCGTGGAGGTCGCCGACGCGAGCGACGATCTGCCGCACCGGCGGCGGCCCGGCGAGATGGCTTCGTCGGGGCGCGGGCTGCTGCTGATGGAGATGCTCGCGGACGCGTGGGGCGTGGATCCGCGGGGCGAGGGCAAGTCGATCTGGTTCGAGCTCTACGAGCCCTTCACGCCGGAGGGGACGGAGCCGGACGGGCCCGCGTCCCCGGAGCCGTAG
- a CDS encoding acyl-CoA dehydrogenase has product MGHYKSNLRDIEFNLFEVLGRDKLYGTGPFGEMDVETAKSILEEIARLAENELAESFADADRNPPVFDPATNTAPVPESFKKSYKAFMDSEYWRLGLPEEIGGTTSPRSLVWSYAELLLGSNPAIWMYSSGPAFAGILFTEGNEAQKKVAQIAVDKRWGSTMVLTEPDAGSDVGAGRTKAVQQEDGSWHIEGVKRFITSGEHDMEENILHYVLARPEGAGPGTKGLSLFLVPKFHFDWETGELGERNGVYATNVEHKMGLKASNTCEMTFGDQHPAKGWLIGDKHDGIRQMFMIIEFARMMVGTKAIATLSTGYLNALEYAKERVQGQDLVNFADKSAPKVTITHHPDVRRSLMTQKAYAEGMRALVLYTASVQDEIAVKEAAGEDAKSLVALNDLLLPIVKGYGSEKSYEQLAQSLQTFGGSGYLQEYPVEQYIRDAKIDTLYEGTTAIQGQDYFFRKIVRDQGQALNTLSEEIKKFLAVGTGGEELAGARDALAKAAVDLEAIVGTMTNDLIATGDDVKNIYKVGLNTTRLLMASGDVVVAYLLLRGAAVAAEKLETASAKDVPFYQGKIAAAKFFAANVLPGVSVERALAETVDASLMDLDEAAF; this is encoded by the coding sequence ATGGGGCACTACAAGTCGAATCTCCGCGACATCGAGTTCAACCTCTTCGAGGTCCTCGGGCGCGACAAGCTGTACGGCACCGGCCCGTTCGGGGAGATGGACGTCGAGACCGCCAAGTCGATCCTCGAGGAGATAGCCCGCCTCGCCGAGAACGAGCTGGCCGAGTCCTTCGCGGACGCCGACCGCAACCCTCCGGTGTTCGACCCCGCCACCAACACGGCGCCCGTCCCGGAGAGCTTCAAGAAGAGCTACAAGGCCTTCATGGACTCCGAGTACTGGCGTCTGGGCCTGCCGGAGGAGATCGGCGGCACCACCTCGCCGCGCTCCCTCGTGTGGTCCTACGCGGAGCTGCTGCTCGGCTCGAACCCGGCCATCTGGATGTACTCCTCCGGCCCGGCGTTCGCCGGCATCCTCTTCACGGAGGGCAACGAGGCCCAGAAGAAGGTCGCCCAGATCGCGGTCGACAAGCGCTGGGGCTCCACCATGGTCCTCACCGAGCCGGACGCCGGCTCGGACGTCGGCGCCGGCCGCACCAAGGCCGTCCAGCAGGAGGACGGCTCCTGGCACATCGAGGGCGTGAAGCGCTTCATCACCTCCGGTGAGCACGACATGGAGGAGAACATCCTTCACTACGTGCTGGCCCGCCCCGAGGGCGCCGGTCCCGGCACCAAGGGCCTGTCGCTCTTCCTCGTCCCGAAGTTCCACTTCGACTGGGAGACCGGCGAGCTGGGCGAGCGCAACGGCGTGTACGCCACGAACGTCGAGCACAAGATGGGCCTCAAGGCCTCCAACACCTGCGAGATGACGTTCGGCGACCAGCACCCCGCCAAGGGGTGGCTGATCGGCGACAAGCACGACGGCATCCGCCAGATGTTCATGATCATCGAATTCGCCCGGATGATGGTCGGCACGAAGGCCATCGCCACCCTCTCCACCGGCTACCTGAACGCGCTGGAGTACGCCAAGGAGCGTGTCCAGGGCCAGGACCTGGTGAACTTCGCGGACAAGAGCGCGCCCAAGGTCACCATCACGCACCACCCGGACGTCCGCCGCTCCCTGATGACGCAGAAGGCGTACGCCGAGGGCATGCGCGCCCTGGTGCTCTACACCGCGTCCGTCCAGGACGAGATCGCCGTCAAGGAGGCCGCCGGCGAGGACGCCAAGTCCCTCGTCGCGCTGAACGACCTGCTGCTGCCGATCGTGAAGGGCTACGGCTCCGAGAAGTCGTACGAGCAGCTGGCCCAGTCGCTGCAGACCTTCGGCGGCTCCGGCTACCTGCAGGAGTACCCGGTCGAGCAGTACATCCGGGACGCGAAGATCGACACCCTCTACGAGGGCACCACCGCCATCCAGGGCCAGGACTACTTCTTCCGGAAGATCGTCCGTGACCAGGGCCAGGCGCTGAACACCCTCTCCGAGGAGATCAAGAAGTTCCTGGCGGTCGGCACCGGCGGCGAGGAGCTGGCCGGCGCCCGCGACGCGCTCGCCAAGGCGGCGGTCGACCTGGAGGCGATCGTCGGCACGATGACGAACGACCTCATCGCCACCGGCGACGACGTCAAGAACATCTACAAGGTCGGTCTCAACACCACCCGCCTGCTGATGGCCTCCGGTGACGTGGTCGTCGCCTACCTGCTGCTGCGCGGCGCGGCCGTGGCGGCGGAGAAGCTGGAGACCGCCTCCGCCAAGGACGTGCCGTTCTACCAGGGCAAGATCGCGGCCGCGAAGTTCTTCGCCGCCAACGTCCTGCCGGGCGTCTCCGTCGAGCGCGCGCTCGCCGAGACCGTCGACGCCTCCCTGATGGACCTGGACGAGGCTGCTTTCTAG
- a CDS encoding SseB family protein: MYGYDQTPGAQQQYVPQQPSYGEQPLYPEPSPPSLADAVRAFTTGSLSAEDFQQIFATSKVYCPRGDNPGFLALHNTQQPVIPMFTTLKELRRYAGKESKYFVITGAEVIDLLPTGYGFVLDMEGDHRMVFDAKAVEQMVDFAMRRMYG, translated from the coding sequence ATGTACGGCTACGACCAGACCCCGGGCGCGCAGCAGCAGTACGTGCCCCAGCAGCCCTCCTACGGGGAGCAGCCGCTGTATCCCGAGCCGTCGCCGCCGTCCCTGGCAGACGCGGTGCGGGCCTTCACCACCGGGTCGCTGTCCGCGGAGGACTTCCAGCAGATCTTCGCCACCTCGAAGGTCTACTGCCCGCGTGGCGACAATCCCGGATTCCTGGCGCTGCACAACACACAACAGCCGGTCATCCCGATGTTCACGACGCTCAAGGAACTACGCCGGTACGCCGGCAAGGAGTCCAAGTACTTCGTGATCACCGGCGCCGAGGTGATCGACCTCCTGCCGACAGGGTATGGCTTCGTCCTCGACATGGAGGGTGACCACCGGATGGTGTTCGACGCGAAGGCCGTGGAGCAGATGGTCGACTTCGCGATGCGGCGGATGTACGGCTAG
- the metG gene encoding methionine--tRNA ligase has protein sequence MAATGSEKQGAKAYYVSTPIYYVNDAPHLGHAYTTVAGDVLTRWHRQRGEKVWYLTGTDEHGQKIMRTAEANSVTPQEWCDKLVEEAWKPLWEHLNIANDDFIRTTEKRHTDRVQEFVQDLYDKGEIYKGGYEGPYCVGCEEYKLPGDLIEAEDGTKLCPIHKKPVEILKEENYFFKLSEYGPKLLEFYQANPGFIQPESARNEVLNFVKQGLQDLSISRSTFDWGVPVPWDPKHVIYVWIDALLNYATAVGYNENPEKFQETFPANVHLIGKDILRFHAIIWPAMLMANDLPVPGRVACNGWLMVGGEKMSKSNLTGIKPQDLTSHFGVDAYRWYFLRAIAFGQDGSFSWEDFTARYTSELANDYGNLASRVAAMVGKYFDGALPASAADGEAEKAVHEGLAKAVAEADRKIGEELDFQGGILAVFEYVKQVNGYITEQEPWKVAKDDSAEGQARLATILYTAAESLRAVAVLLNAIMPETSQKLWDSLGAEASLGALVDQRVQEAGEWGRLPAGTTVTKGAVLFPRLEEPKKEQ, from the coding sequence ATGGCGGCCACTGGATCCGAGAAGCAGGGGGCGAAGGCGTACTACGTCTCGACCCCCATTTACTACGTCAACGACGCTCCTCACCTGGGCCACGCCTACACGACCGTCGCAGGCGACGTGCTCACACGCTGGCACCGTCAGCGTGGCGAGAAGGTGTGGTACCTCACCGGCACGGACGAGCACGGTCAGAAGATCATGCGCACTGCCGAGGCGAACAGCGTCACGCCCCAGGAGTGGTGCGACAAGCTCGTGGAGGAGGCATGGAAGCCCCTCTGGGAGCACCTGAACATCGCGAACGACGACTTCATCCGTACGACGGAGAAGCGGCACACCGACCGTGTGCAGGAGTTCGTGCAGGACCTGTACGACAAGGGCGAGATCTACAAGGGCGGGTACGAAGGCCCGTACTGCGTGGGCTGTGAGGAGTACAAGCTCCCCGGCGACCTCATCGAGGCCGAGGACGGCACCAAGCTGTGCCCGATCCACAAGAAGCCGGTGGAGATCCTCAAGGAGGAGAACTACTTCTTCAAGCTGAGCGAGTACGGCCCGAAGCTGCTGGAGTTCTACCAGGCCAACCCCGGCTTCATCCAGCCCGAGTCGGCCCGCAACGAGGTACTGAACTTCGTCAAGCAGGGGCTGCAGGACCTGTCGATCTCGCGCTCGACCTTCGACTGGGGCGTCCCGGTCCCGTGGGACCCCAAGCACGTCATCTACGTGTGGATCGACGCCCTCCTGAACTACGCGACGGCCGTCGGCTACAACGAGAACCCGGAGAAGTTCCAGGAGACGTTCCCGGCGAACGTGCACCTGATCGGCAAGGACATCCTGCGCTTCCACGCGATCATCTGGCCCGCGATGCTGATGGCGAACGACCTGCCGGTGCCCGGCAGGGTCGCGTGCAACGGCTGGCTGATGGTCGGCGGCGAGAAGATGTCGAAGTCGAACCTGACCGGCATCAAGCCGCAGGACCTGACCTCGCACTTCGGTGTGGACGCCTACCGCTGGTACTTCCTGCGCGCGATCGCGTTCGGCCAGGACGGTTCGTTCTCCTGGGAGGACTTCACCGCCCGGTACACCTCCGAGCTGGCCAACGACTACGGCAACCTCGCCTCACGTGTCGCGGCGATGGTCGGCAAGTACTTCGACGGTGCGCTGCCGGCCTCCGCGGCCGACGGCGAGGCCGAGAAGGCGGTCCACGAGGGACTGGCCAAGGCGGTCGCCGAAGCCGACCGGAAGATCGGCGAGGAGCTGGACTTCCAGGGCGGCATCCTGGCGGTCTTCGAGTACGTGAAGCAGGTCAACGGCTACATCACGGAGCAGGAGCCGTGGAAGGTCGCCAAGGACGATTCCGCCGAGGGCCAGGCCCGTCTCGCGACGATCCTGTACACCGCCGCGGAGTCGCTGCGGGCCGTCGCGGTCCTGCTGAACGCGATCATGCCGGAGACCTCCCAGAAGCTCTGGGACTCCCTGGGAGCCGAGGCCTCGCTGGGCGCGCTCGTGGACCAGAGGGTCCAGGAGGCGGGCGAGTGGGGCAGGCTCCCGGCCGGCACGACGGTGACGAAGGGCGCGGTGCTGTTCCCGCGTCTGGAGGAGCCGAAGAAGGAGCAGTGA
- the aspS gene encoding aspartate--tRNA ligase: protein MHRYRSHTCGELRASDVSADVRLSGWLHNRRDLGGILFIDLRDHYGITQLVARPGTAAYEALDKLNKESVVRIDGQVVSRGAENINPDLPTGEVEVEVAAVEVLGASQQLPFQINTDDGVGEERRLEYRFLDLRRERMHRNIMLRTAIIRFIREEMTSLGFNELATPILTATSPEGARDFVVPSRLNPGKFYALPQAPQQFKQLLMISGFDRYFQIAPCFRDEDARADRSPGEFYQLDVEMSFVEQEDVFQPIEKLMTDLFEEFGNGRHVTSPFPRIPFRESMLKYGNDKPDLRAQLELVDITDVFEGSEFKAFAGKHVRALPVPDTASQPRKFFDGLGDFAVEHGAKGLAWVRVGEDGSLTGPIAKFLTEENVKVLTERLSLAPGHAIFFGAGDFDEVSKIMGAVRVEAAKRAGHFEENVFRFCWIVDFPMYEKDEESGKIDFSHNPFSMPQGGLEALQTQDPLDILGWQYDIVCNGVELSSGAIRNHEPEIMFKAFEIAGYTKETVEREFAGMLRAFQFGAPPHGGIAPGVDRIVMLLADEPNIRETIAFPLNGNAQDLMMGAPTELEEARLRELNIALRKPVADK, encoded by the coding sequence ATGCATCGGTACAGGTCCCACACCTGCGGCGAGCTCCGCGCCTCTGACGTCTCCGCCGACGTCCGGCTGAGCGGCTGGCTGCACAATCGCCGAGACCTGGGCGGCATCCTCTTCATCGATCTGCGTGACCACTACGGCATCACGCAGCTCGTCGCCCGCCCCGGCACCGCCGCCTACGAGGCACTCGACAAGCTGAACAAGGAGTCGGTCGTCCGCATCGACGGCCAGGTCGTCTCGCGCGGCGCCGAGAACATCAACCCCGACCTGCCCACCGGCGAGGTCGAGGTCGAGGTCGCGGCGGTCGAGGTGCTGGGCGCGTCGCAGCAGCTGCCGTTCCAGATCAACACCGACGACGGTGTGGGTGAGGAGCGCCGCCTCGAGTACCGCTTCCTCGACCTGCGCCGCGAGCGCATGCACCGCAACATCATGCTGCGCACGGCGATCATCCGCTTCATCCGCGAAGAGATGACGTCCCTCGGCTTCAACGAACTGGCGACCCCGATCCTGACCGCGACGTCCCCCGAGGGCGCGCGCGACTTCGTGGTGCCCTCCCGGCTGAACCCCGGCAAGTTCTACGCGCTGCCGCAGGCCCCGCAGCAGTTCAAGCAGCTGCTGATGATCTCGGGCTTCGACCGCTACTTCCAGATCGCGCCCTGCTTCCGCGACGAGGACGCCCGCGCCGACCGTTCGCCGGGCGAGTTCTACCAGCTCGACGTCGAGATGAGCTTCGTCGAGCAGGAGGACGTCTTCCAGCCGATCGAGAAGCTGATGACCGACCTCTTCGAGGAGTTCGGCAACGGCCGGCACGTCACCTCGCCGTTCCCGCGCATCCCCTTCCGCGAGTCGATGCTCAAGTACGGAAACGACAAGCCGGACCTGCGCGCCCAGCTGGAGCTCGTCGACATCACGGACGTCTTCGAGGGCTCGGAGTTCAAGGCCTTCGCGGGCAAGCACGTGCGCGCGCTGCCGGTGCCGGACACCGCCTCGCAGCCGCGGAAGTTCTTCGACGGCCTCGGCGACTTCGCCGTCGAGCACGGCGCGAAGGGCCTTGCCTGGGTGCGCGTCGGCGAGGACGGTTCGCTGACCGGCCCGATCGCCAAGTTCCTCACCGAGGAGAACGTCAAGGTCCTCACCGAGCGTCTCTCGCTCGCGCCCGGCCACGCGATCTTCTTCGGCGCCGGCGACTTCGACGAAGTCTCCAAGATCATGGGCGCCGTCCGGGTCGAGGCCGCCAAGCGCGCCGGTCACTTCGAGGAGAACGTCTTCCGGTTCTGCTGGATCGTCGACTTCCCGATGTACGAGAAGGACGAGGAGAGCGGGAAGATCGACTTCTCGCACAACCCGTTCTCGATGCCGCAGGGCGGCCTGGAGGCCCTGCAGACCCAGGACCCGCTGGACATCCTGGGCTGGCAGTACGACATCGTCTGCAACGGCGTCGAGCTGTCCTCCGGTGCCATCCGGAACCACGAGCCCGAGATCATGTTCAAGGCGTTCGAGATCGCGGGCTACACCAAGGAGACCGTCGAGCGCGAGTTCGCGGGCATGCTGCGCGCGTTCCAGTTCGGCGCCCCGCCGCACGGCGGCATCGCCCCGGGCGTGGACCGTATCGTGATGCTGCTGGCCGACGAGCCGAACATCCGCGAGACGATCGCCTTCCCGCTCAACGGCAACGCGCAGGACCTGATGATGGGCGCGCCGACCGAGCTGGAGGAGGCGCGGCTGCGCGAGCTGAACATCGCGCTGCGCAAGCCGGTCGCGGACAAGTAG
- a CDS encoding AI-2E family transporter, whose amino-acid sequence MESSKPLLPEPARRVGAWCALALLVAGVITVGVWLVVRFESVVTPVLLAILGTALLGPLYRRLVRMKVNRSLAAGLTCVAVLAVVGGATYIVVAALIESGDEIVTALRQAAKGIGEHFGAAGSSLDDLAANSKNLLEKFGATAASGVLTGLSVVGQMIASAVLALLLIFFFLRDSHRVSGALRSLAPRSTGDALEAMGRRAFEAVEGFMRGTTFIALIDAVCITVGLLILRVPGAVGLGALVFVGAYIPYLGAFLSGAVAILVALAERGWVIALWALGVVLAVQVLEGHVLQPMIQSRTVQMHPAVVMLAITAGASVAGILGMLLAVPVTAAAFGVLGELRARYGSGDAGPSGSVPSGVKGS is encoded by the coding sequence GTGGAGTCCTCCAAGCCCCTCCTGCCCGAGCCCGCGCGGCGCGTGGGCGCATGGTGCGCCCTCGCGCTGCTCGTAGCCGGGGTGATCACGGTCGGGGTCTGGCTGGTCGTCAGGTTCGAGTCGGTCGTGACACCCGTGCTGCTCGCGATTCTCGGGACCGCGCTGCTCGGGCCGTTGTACCGGCGGCTGGTGAGGATGAAGGTCAATCGCTCCCTGGCCGCGGGGCTGACCTGTGTCGCGGTGCTCGCGGTCGTCGGCGGGGCGACGTACATCGTCGTCGCCGCGCTGATCGAGAGCGGCGACGAGATCGTCACCGCGCTGCGGCAGGCTGCCAAGGGGATCGGTGAACACTTCGGCGCCGCCGGAAGCTCGCTGGACGATCTCGCCGCCAACTCGAAGAACCTGCTGGAGAAGTTCGGCGCCACCGCCGCCAGCGGCGTGCTCACCGGGCTGAGCGTGGTGGGGCAGATGATCGCCTCCGCCGTCCTGGCGCTGCTGCTGATCTTCTTCTTCCTGCGGGACTCGCACCGGGTCTCCGGCGCGCTGCGCTCGCTCGCCCCGCGCAGCACCGGGGACGCCCTGGAGGCCATGGGGCGCCGGGCCTTCGAAGCGGTCGAGGGTTTCATGCGCGGGACGACGTTCATCGCCCTCATCGACGCCGTGTGCATCACCGTCGGGCTGCTGATCCTGCGGGTGCCCGGTGCGGTGGGGCTCGGGGCTCTGGTCTTCGTCGGCGCCTACATCCCGTATCTCGGTGCGTTCCTGTCCGGCGCGGTCGCGATCCTGGTCGCCCTCGCCGAGCGCGGCTGGGTGATCGCGCTGTGGGCGCTGGGGGTGGTGCTGGCCGTGCAGGTGCTGGAGGGACACGTGCTGCAGCCGATGATCCAGAGCCGTACGGTCCAGATGCACCCTGCAGTAGTGATGCTGGCGATCACCGCGGGAGCATCGGTGGCCGGGATTCTCGGGATGCTGCTGGCGGTGCCGGTCACGGCGGCCGCGTTCGGTGTGCTGGGTGAGCTGCGGGCCCGCTACGGCTCCGGGGACGCGGGCCCGTCCGGCTCCGTCCCCTCCGGCGTGAAGGGCTCGTAG
- a CDS encoding pirin family protein, with product MPAVTVENPLTLPRVAAPADAVQRPVLAVTTAPSGFEGEGFPVRRAFAGINYQYLDPFIMMDQMGEVDYAPGEPKGTPWHPHRGFETVTYLIDGTFVHQDSNGGGGTIQNGDTQWMTAGSGLLHIEAPPEELVVSGGLFHGLQLWVNLPASDKMMDPRYQDIRGGQVQLLTSPDGGALLRVIAGELDGHQGPGITHTPITMIHATLRPGAQISLPWREDFNGLAYVLAGRGAVGDERRPVHMGQTAVFGGGGALTVWADSAQNGSHTGDLEVVLLGGLPIREPMAHYGPFVMNSHAELKQAFEDFQAGRLGTVPVSRA from the coding sequence ATGCCTGCAGTGACTGTCGAGAACCCGCTCACCCTGCCGCGCGTCGCCGCGCCCGCCGATGCGGTCCAGCGGCCCGTGCTTGCCGTCACCACGGCGCCCAGTGGATTCGAGGGGGAGGGATTCCCCGTGCGGCGCGCGTTCGCGGGGATCAACTACCAGTACCTCGACCCGTTCATCATGATGGACCAGATGGGCGAGGTGGACTACGCGCCGGGTGAGCCGAAAGGGACGCCCTGGCACCCGCACCGTGGCTTCGAGACCGTCACGTACCTGATCGACGGAACGTTCGTTCATCAGGACAGCAACGGCGGCGGCGGAACCATCCAGAACGGCGACACCCAGTGGATGACCGCAGGAAGCGGTCTGCTGCACATCGAGGCGCCGCCGGAGGAGCTCGTCGTCTCGGGCGGGCTCTTCCACGGACTCCAGCTGTGGGTGAACCTGCCCGCGAGCGACAAGATGATGGACCCCCGGTACCAGGACATCCGCGGCGGCCAGGTCCAGCTGCTGACCTCGCCGGACGGCGGTGCGCTGCTGCGCGTCATCGCCGGTGAGCTCGACGGGCACCAGGGCCCCGGCATCACCCACACCCCGATCACGATGATCCACGCGACGCTGCGTCCGGGGGCGCAGATCTCCCTGCCCTGGCGTGAGGACTTCAACGGTCTGGCGTACGTGCTCGCCGGCCGCGGCGCGGTCGGCGACGAGCGGCGGCCCGTCCACATGGGTCAGACCGCGGTGTTCGGCGGCGGCGGCGCGCTGACGGTGTGGGCGGACAGCGCCCAGAACGGTTCGCACACCGGTGATCTGGAGGTCGTCCTGCTGGGTGGACTGCCGATCCGGGAGCCGATGGCCCACTACGGCCCGTTCGTGATGAACAGCCACGCCGAGCTGAAGCAGGCCTTCGAGGACTTCCAGGCGGGACGGCTCGGGACCGTCCCGGTCTCCCGGGCCTGA